The following proteins are encoded in a genomic region of Porphyrobacter sp. CACIAM 03H1:
- the hemE gene encoding uroporphyrinogen decarboxylase: MPGPLLDTLKGVRQPVAPVWLMRQAGRYLPEYRELRAEKGGFLELVYDSEAAAEITVQPIRRFGFDGAILFSDILIVPHAMGQGLTFAAGEGPHLSPTLLEVGLDSFTPAFERFEPVYETVRLTRKQIGPAVTMLGFAGSPWTVATYMIAGEGSKDQGPARLLAYRDPAHLQAIIDAIVDVSVTYLRGQIDAGAEAVQLFDSWAGSLAPDQFEKWVIAPNAAITAKLKESHPDTPVIGFPKGAGAKLPAYARETGVDAVGLDETLDPAWAHASLPAGMPVQGNLDPLLVEAGGPALPERVRTIIAAFEDRPHVFNLGHGIGQFTPIQHVEDLLAALRG; the protein is encoded by the coding sequence ATGCCCGGTCCGCTTCTCGATACGCTCAAAGGTGTCCGCCAGCCTGTCGCCCCCGTGTGGCTCATGCGTCAGGCGGGGCGCTATCTTCCCGAATATCGCGAGCTGCGGGCGGAGAAGGGCGGGTTCCTCGAGCTGGTCTACGACAGCGAAGCCGCGGCCGAGATCACGGTGCAGCCGATCCGGCGCTTCGGGTTCGACGGGGCGATACTGTTCTCCGACATCCTGATCGTGCCGCACGCGATGGGGCAGGGGCTGACCTTCGCCGCCGGTGAAGGTCCGCACCTCTCGCCGACGCTGCTCGAGGTCGGGCTGGATTCCTTCACTCCCGCCTTCGAACGGTTCGAGCCGGTCTACGAGACCGTGCGCCTGACCCGCAAGCAGATCGGGCCCGCCGTCACCATGCTCGGCTTTGCGGGGAGCCCCTGGACGGTCGCGACCTACATGATCGCGGGGGAAGGGTCCAAGGACCAAGGCCCGGCGCGCCTCCTCGCCTATCGCGATCCGGCGCATCTCCAGGCGATCATCGATGCGATCGTGGACGTGTCGGTGACCTATCTGCGCGGCCAGATCGATGCAGGCGCGGAAGCGGTGCAGTTGTTCGACAGCTGGGCCGGAAGCCTCGCCCCCGACCAGTTCGAGAAGTGGGTGATCGCGCCCAACGCGGCGATCACGGCGAAGCTCAAGGAAAGCCATCCGGATACGCCTGTGATCGGCTTTCCCAAAGGCGCGGGTGCGAAGCTGCCCGCCTATGCGCGCGAGACCGGGGTGGACGCCGTGGGCCTCGACGAGACGCTCGATCCCGCCTGGGCACATGCCAGCCTTCCTGCCGGGATGCCGGTGCAGGGCAATCTCGATCCGCTGCTGGTCGAGGCCGGCGGCCCGGCGCTGCCCGAACGGGTGCGCACGATCATCGCCGCCTTCGAGGATCGCCCCCATGTCTTCAATCTCGGCCACGGGATCGGGCAGTTCACGCCGATCCAGCATGTCGAGGATCTTCTCGCCGCTCTGAGGGGCTGA
- a CDS encoding pyruvate, water dikinase regulatory protein: MNRLNLHLVSDSTGETLEMIAKAALAQFDNPTVNRHFWPMVRSLQHLDRIVPDLAAHPGLVLYTLVNPETRKRLEEHCRHLGLPAVPVLDQVTAALEAQLGQEAHGRPGRQHMMDETYFRRVDAIQYTIAHDDGLAHEEWEQADIVLVGVSRSSKTPTSIYLANRGYKVANIPLVVESPPPKALFGLRHPLVVGLTTSPERLIQIRRNRLLSLNEATETAYVDNDKVKAELHFARRMFGDNGWPVIDVTRRSIEETAAAIIRLAQERDRRPAGEGGEGKPI; encoded by the coding sequence ATGAACCGATTGAACCTGCATCTTGTATCGGATTCGACCGGCGAGACGCTGGAGATGATCGCCAAGGCGGCGCTTGCGCAGTTCGACAATCCCACGGTGAACCGCCATTTCTGGCCGATGGTGCGCTCGCTCCAGCACCTCGACCGGATCGTGCCCGATCTCGCCGCGCATCCGGGGCTGGTGCTCTACACGCTGGTCAACCCCGAAACGAGAAAGCGGCTCGAGGAGCATTGCCGCCATCTCGGTCTGCCCGCCGTGCCGGTGCTCGACCAGGTGACGGCCGCGCTCGAGGCGCAATTGGGGCAGGAGGCGCATGGCCGGCCCGGGCGCCAGCACATGATGGACGAGACCTATTTCAGGCGGGTCGATGCTATCCAGTACACCATCGCCCATGACGACGGTCTCGCCCACGAGGAGTGGGAGCAGGCCGATATCGTGCTGGTCGGGGTGTCGCGCTCGTCCAAGACGCCGACCTCGATCTATCTCGCGAACCGCGGTTACAAGGTGGCGAACATCCCGCTGGTGGTCGAGAGCCCTCCGCCCAAGGCCTTGTTCGGCCTCAGGCATCCTCTGGTGGTGGGGCTGACGACTTCGCCCGAACGGCTTATCCAGATCCGGCGCAACCGGTTGTTATCGCTGAATGAAGCAACCGAGACCGCCTATGTCGACAATGACAAGGTCAAGGCCGAGCTGCATTTCGCGCGGCGGATGTTCGGGGACAATGGTTGGCCGGTGATCGACGTCACCCGCCGCTCAATCGAGGAGACCGCGGCGGCGATCATCCGGCTGGCGCAGGAACGCGACCGGCGGCCGGCAGGCGAGGGTGGCGAGGGCAAGCCGATATGA
- a CDS encoding Maf family nucleotide pyrophosphatase has protein sequence MTKPLILASKSASRRAMLDAAGVGYESVPADIDERAVEAGLAGASPAEVAEALSVAKAAAVAELHPQALVIGSDSLVVCAGRRFDKPLSREEAGEHLRFFSGKVMELHSAAALVQGEGCLWSHASLARLHVRTLSEEFIEHYLGLEWPAIGHTVGAFRIEGPGVQLFESIDGDQFTVPGMPLLPLLGALREEGVLLA, from the coding sequence ATGACCAAGCCGCTGATTCTCGCGAGCAAATCCGCCTCGCGCCGGGCAATGCTCGATGCCGCCGGGGTGGGCTACGAGAGCGTGCCGGCCGATATCGACGAGCGGGCGGTGGAGGCTGGCCTGGCGGGTGCCTCGCCTGCCGAAGTGGCCGAGGCGCTCAGCGTGGCCAAGGCCGCAGCAGTGGCGGAGCTGCACCCGCAAGCCCTTGTTATCGGGTCGGATTCCCTTGTGGTCTGCGCCGGTCGGCGGTTCGACAAGCCGCTCAGCCGTGAGGAGGCGGGGGAGCACCTGCGGTTCTTCTCCGGCAAGGTGATGGAGCTCCACTCCGCCGCCGCGTTGGTCCAGGGCGAAGGGTGCCTGTGGAGCCATGCCAGCCTCGCGCGCCTTCATGTCCGCACGCTGTCCGAGGAATTCATCGAACATTATCTGGGACTTGAATGGCCAGCCATCGGCCACACCGTAGGAGCCTTCCGGATCGAGGGGCCGGGGGTGCAGCTGTTCGAGAGCATTGACGGCGACCAGTTCACCGTGCCGGGGATGCCGCTGCTGCCCCTGCTCGGCGCCCTGCGCGAGGAGGGGGTGTTACTCGCGTGA
- a CDS encoding shikimate dehydrogenase family protein, translated as MTKPYAEVIGDPITQSKSPKIHNFWLAKLGIDAAYRACHVTPDQLPAYLGARREDLDWRGCNVTMPHKQAIMPLLDRIDPPADSIVAVNTVVRHGNDIAMTGTNTDAAGFLEPLAGDLAQTHYFRMARIIGTGGAARAIIAALAGHGFTLVVAGRDPAKARALLDELAPGGEHHTPPLAHFADPTDFAFDDREGCLDLVVNASSLGMAGQPPLPFDWSHAPPGSIAYDIVTAPLDTPFLHGARARGHRTIDGLSMLIGQAAVAFERFFGQPAPREYDAELRELLTT; from the coding sequence GTGACCAAGCCCTATGCCGAGGTGATCGGCGATCCCATCACCCAGTCCAAGTCCCCGAAAATCCACAATTTCTGGCTCGCAAAACTAGGGATCGACGCCGCATACCGTGCCTGCCACGTCACCCCCGACCAGCTCCCCGCTTACCTCGGTGCCCGGCGGGAAGACCTCGACTGGCGCGGGTGCAATGTCACCATGCCGCACAAGCAGGCGATCATGCCGCTCCTCGACCGCATCGACCCCCCTGCGGACTCCATCGTGGCGGTGAACACCGTGGTACGACATGGCAACGACATCGCGATGACCGGCACCAATACCGACGCGGCGGGCTTTCTCGAGCCGCTGGCGGGCGACCTGGCGCAAACCCACTATTTCCGCATGGCCCGCATCATCGGCACCGGCGGCGCGGCCCGCGCGATCATCGCCGCGCTGGCGGGGCACGGCTTCACGCTGGTGGTCGCCGGGCGCGATCCGGCCAAGGCCCGCGCCCTGCTCGACGAACTGGCACCCGGGGGCGAGCACCACACGCCCCCCCTCGCCCATTTTGCCGACCCGACCGACTTTGCCTTCGACGACCGCGAGGGCTGCCTCGATCTCGTCGTCAACGCCTCGAGCCTTGGCATGGCCGGACAGCCGCCCCTGCCCTTCGACTGGAGCCATGCCCCGCCGGGGAGCATAGCCTACGACATCGTCACGGCCCCGCTCGACACGCCGTTCCTGCACGGCGCCCGTGCGCGGGGCCACCGCACCATCGACGGCCTCTCCATGCTGATCGGGCAGGCGGCGGTCGCTTTCGAGAGGTTCTTCGGCCAGCCCGCCCCGCGGGAGTATGATGCCGAACTGCGCGAGTTGCTCACCACATGA